The nucleotide sequence AGAGGATACCCAGAAAATCACTCTACCAAAAATAATGGAAAggcaaaattttaaatacttgaaataaaatttcaaagatTGAATAGTTAACAACACAAAGCAAGAATCACTTACTTCAAAATGCGATTCTGAAGTTCCAACGAAGAAGCTTCTTTGCCACTTGATGTAACATCAACATTATCTTCACCTTCATTTAGACCTCTGTTGTCATAATGTTCATGTCTTTCAGCAGCTTTTTgagtctcatcatcatcttcatgaccTTTCTTACTCGATCTCTCCTTCATTCTAGACCTAtccttgtctttttctttctcagtaTCCCTCTCATTTTCTCTATCTTTAtgtttatctctttctttatccttctccttttcttttacgCGATCTCTTTCCCGATCtctggttttttctttctccctctctttaTCTCTACCTCTAGAGATCTCCTTCTCAGTGTCtccttctctatctctttttcGGTCCCTCTCTTTCTCCTTATCCCTGCGGTGGTCCTTTTCTTTATCCTTGCTCCTATGTTCCTTTGCTTTCCTCCTTCCATCTCTGTGTTCTCTAACAGGAGAAACCTCGTTGTCAGCTCTCTCTTCCCTGCTTTCATGCCTCGATTTGGACTTTTCAACTTCCATCTTCAAACGCCTACATGAATACCAAGAACttcaatcaaaaccaaatcaccAAATGGATCAACTCATAAACAACAATTAACAGTGGTAAACAAGAATGAGTAAAACCAGCTACATGTGAAGATGAGTAACAAAACTACTACTCTTGCAAATTGATAAGCAGATACAACAACCAGCTACATGTGACGGAGTAAGTACTTGTACAACAAACGTATCCTAACATCCCAAACAACACAATTAACGAGTAAAACCCTAACCTAAGaagaatttaattaatattgggGAAAAAGGTAGAATCAAATACTGGTTCCGGTTATAGCACCAAGTATTAGTCCGGTGAATAAACGGAAAAGGGAGCACGGTCAAGCAATATGATTTTCATCGGATACAGAACGAAAACTTCCGAAAAGAAAAGTACAATAAAATCCGATTCGAGTTACCTCGGGGTCAAGCCTTCAGTAGAAAGTACTGATATATTCGGATCGACGGACAAAGAAGGTTGAATAAACTCAGAATTGCTTGAGAAATTTCCGAGGGTTTACAGAAAAATTGCGAGAGTACACCGAACGAATAGAGCAGAATAAGAAGAATAAAGCCCAAGTAACTGCGAAGAAAGTGAGAAGATAATGCTACAAGCCAGAGAAATGGCGGTTAAAATCTTACAGCGGACGATCGGCAAGCTCGCCGTGAAAAGAGACGGAGAGACTCTCTGGTGGCGACGAGAGGAGAACGATTGTGCAAAAAtaatgagaaaaagagaagatataCGTGTAATATTCCGGTTTAAATCTTAGTCGGTATAATTCTGAACCGGTTTAATGtacatattaccaaaaaaaattctcgtGACCGCATCGGTTTATGACGACTCAAAAGTTCAGCTGTAAGTGTGATTTGTGTATCTTTGGCAATGAAAGGTTTCTTTAGCAATCAAGAGAAGACAGAGTAGCTAAGTTTAAAACTGTGTATATAGATAACAAGACCAAAACCGGActagattataatttataaggtTGCTTCGAGTAGGATGAAATCTCACTTTTGGGAGACGAGAAGAGATCAAACAGTACTTTTATCCGTCATCTTTGGTGTCCAAAATGAACGAGGGATCTTCCTTCCACACAACATCATCATAAGAAAACGCTTTGGCAAAGCAAGTAATCAACTGCTTATGAATCACTTCTTCCTTCGGAAGCAGAGCATCCGTCTCTCTTCTCAAAGATGTAACTTCCTTATCAGCAATCCCACAAGGCACAATGTGTTCAAAGTAGTTCAAATCAGGATCAATGTTAAAGGCCAAACCATGACAAGTGATTCCACAAGATATCCTAACCCCAATAGCACCAATCTTTCTATCCCCGACCCAAACCCCAGTCTCACATTTGTTTCCTGCACGAGCTCTCACGCCATACATTGAAGCAAATTCGATCATTGACCGCTCCAATGTCTCCACATAGTTTCTAGCACCAAAACCGATGCTGCGTAAAGAAATGATGGGATATAAGATGGCTTGATGAGGGCCATGGAATGTGATGTCTCCTCCTCTTTGAGTATAATGAAGCTCAGCTCCAATTTTTGTAAGTTGAGATTGAGGGATCAGTAGATTGTGATCGGTTCTGCGTTTTCCGAGTGTGTAAGTTGGTGGATGCTCAAGGGAGAGGAGGGTATCtggaatttgatgggattttcTCTCGGAAACTAACTTATCTTGAATTTTAAGGGATTTCAAATAGTTGACAGTGCCTAGCCTCCAAACCTCCAAGGTTCTAGGGGATCTCATTCCCTCCCTGCACAGTATCACAGAATCAATGATTAAAATCACTTCAGCTCTAACACACAAAGGTTTAAATAGGAAGATTACTAGAgctaaacacacaaaaattcttcttcttttttccctaACACAAACTTAATATTACTGATGGGATcagcaaaataaaaaagttccaaaaagaatcaaagataGAGTTAAGAATCAAATCCGAGGAGCTAGGATAGAAAACACAAAAGACAGAAACATGAATCGTTTTAGACTTTTCAACTTCGAGTTACCTCGAGATCAAGAGGAAGGTACTGAGATATTCGGATCGACGGACAAAGAAGGTTGAAAACACTCAAGCTCGCCGTGGAAAGAGACGgagaaactcaaaataatagaaaatgaGAAGATAAATCTTAGTCGGTATAATCCTACCCGGTTTAATTGGTTTAATGTATATATGAACATCGGTTTATGAagactcaaaagtcaaaaccggTTGTAAGTGTGACTGTGTATCATTGTCATTGCAATGAGGTAAACCAGAAATTTATAAAACCGATTCTTGGCAATGAAAAGGTTACTTTAGCATTCTAAGAGAAGACAGAGTAGCTAAGATTAGGAGGAGCTAATCGATGGACATGGCTTCAGCGCCACCAGCAGTTGTTTCCTCGGACATGTTCCTCTGCATTTCTTCCACCATACTCTTCTGTTCTTCCTCCATTGTCTCCTGCAACTCATCCACcttttacatacaaaattttcacaaaaaccaaaaacaaaataaaggattTAGAATTTAGCTATAAAAAAACGAGAAAGAAAGgcaaaattttgtttagaagAATCTTAACTATAAGACACAATGAGAAACATATAACATCTAACATACCACATGCAACAACAATGCAAACTGCTTCTTCCTTAGCTCAAGAAGTCTCCAGCTTGCTGTATTCTCAGCCTCGAgttcagcaatctccttcttcaatTCATGTATAGCCTTCTCTGTCTCTGACCTCGGTGGCTGCGCAGAGATAAGTTTCCTAATAGCTTCACACTCCTCTTTATGCTGTCTCTCTATTTTACTCTCTTCAAGCTGTTTCTTAAGAACTTCAATATCAGCTTGTGCCTGCATAATCTGCCTACTCGTCTCGTCTCTAACCTCGTTGAAGTTCTCTTTCTCCCTAAGATTAGCAGCAACAACCGCTTGGCTCTTAAGAAGAGGAATCTCAAAAGCAGAAAGCTCCTGTAAGAAAGCTTTTGCTAGCCTATCGCACTCACTgtagttatcttcttcttcttctttgtctaatTCGATAACGAAAGAAGTGAATTTTTTCTGAAGCTTCTTCAATGGAGGTTCGCCTCTGGTGGTAGTGGTGCGTGTGAGAAGcctatttcttataattttgtcaTCTTCTAATGGATCAAATGCGTAATTAGCTGCTGCTATAGTCTCTGACCTACCAGAAACAATCCTCCTAGCTCTCACAGACATCTTAACTActagattctttttcttttttaaattttcaactcaaaatctgCAGAACAAACACAATCCATTAAGCTAAGCAAAAGCATAATCAGAATCATACAAATGTAAGCTAGTGAGAAACACTAAGGTCCAATACTCGATTCACCTGGGGGAGTTCACTAAAACATTCGATATTTACCCAATAAATAAACTGCAAAAAAGAGAATATCTCACTTACTTGAACCGGAACCCAAGATCGAGGCGCCTCTGCTACgatcaaaattccaaaaccagattaaaaaataattctctGATTCTAATCGGAACCCTAATTTGTATCTTTCCGTTCCTTGCCCTTTCCCTCGTTCTTCAGTTCAGTTTgctcgtttttattttattttgcctTCTCTACTGAATAAATTGCATATAAGGTCctgaactttttattttattgtatacttaacccttttctttttataatttacaatataaaccaGCAAATTTTGGACTTTAGATTCCAAAATGGTTTATTCTTGATTATgggttttggttcggtttagatcgatttcgattttttttgatatagaATTATTACCGATCTGTATATTAAAACTCAACTCGATTTTAGAATAGTAAACTTCCGGTTCAGATCATGTGGATTGGATAGACCCAATTAGAGCCAAAACGAAGGTGTTCATGATCGGAATTAAAGACTAATCCAGTTACACAATAAGAAATTTGGGGAGCTTGTGTAAATCTGAGTAATATATGAGTACAAAGCTATTTTTCAACAAgctaaaaataatttatctagTTACAGTTGTATGAAGCCCTTCTAAGTGTCTTCAACTATcacaatatatacatttttattgatTACATAATTATTTCTACACAGCACACACACAGACATTAGGATCACAACCAGAGCTTAATGGATGGATGACATagaaaattaatgattttaacAAAGTCTATGAATTGGGAGACGGACACTAAACATAATCATCGTACCCGGATGATACTCTTTCGGAAGCAAGGTTTCGTTTGGTCTGAGTGGGCAAGAGACACCGCATGTTGTCTTTGGATTTAAGCCATTTCGAGCCTTTCTCTTCATGGTTTATCGTCAGCTTTGATGCAACTGATTTGATTCCACTCCTCATGTAATTCAGAACCAACACCGCAAGATCTCTGCAATGCAGCCATGATTCAACGATAACCCCATCTATGAAGAAACAACCGCatagagcaaaaaaaagaatttagaatGCAAAATATACTTGTGATTTTGTACATACAAGGGTGAGCAAGGAGAGCGAGAACCGTTGATAAAGTAGACGAAGAGGTAAGAATCGAAATGCTGGCCGTTGATCAAGTAGAATCCGTGTAACCTCCTTACACATCTGAAAGACATTCTTTTGTAAAGTCGAATTGCAGGATTGTTGTGTGCAATCACATGAAGGTAAACACCACGACACACAGGGATACTAGAAGCGTATTTAACAACCTCATTAATAAGCAACTTAGCTGCacaataaaaactttataagatCAACAAAACCAAGCAAGACAAGAGAAGAGACGAATCAAAGATGAGAATGTCATTGGTTTActacataattaataataccTATTCCGCGTTTTCTGTATGTTTCTACAACTCCAAGTGTTAGGATGTACACCAATGTCTCCTCTCCCTTCGTCGAGTCATATCTTATTAGCTCTGATATCTGTGCAAGACATAGGAAACTCTCAACacatcataaaccaaaaaaaaaaaaagtccttgACTCGTTAGTACAAAGCAAGTTTTAATCATAATAAACAAGTTACAAAACTGGATTCGGTTGATGTTTAGGACATTATGAAATCAATGGTTCGACAACATTCAAAATCTAAACTTTACAACAACTCGCGTTACTTGCTGACCAAAATTACTAGGAAATATCAGTATAAAACCGAAAGGCGAAGAACTAAGactaagagaagaagaaaaactttaAATCTGCTAAATTTACAATGATGATCTAcaagaaatttgtaagaaatCCATCTCGTGTCACACATTCACAAATCTACACTATACAAGACCTTGCAGCTTCTTTACAAAACCCTCTAACCAAGCTTCGATCATAACTACTTAAAACGTTACAGATTGAAGTTCTTTTCTCCAATTGTAAAAAAACCCATATCACTATATCAGACCATTCAAAATCTACACTTGTTTGCAGAAGctaaaaaataaagcaaaaaaaaaaaaacgaaaaaggaagACAATTTTGGGGAAAACTCACTTCACTTTCTTTGGCAAGCACGATTTTGGCAGTTACAAAGCCGATAAGTTCCTCAGAATGACCATCAGGGCGGCTCCGATCAACAGCAGCCCAAGAGACGATATCACCTCCGTTGACAACATTCTGAAAAAACTCAGATTCATAcctgaaacaaaatcaaatgctTTTTGATAAGACTTCCAAAAAGGGAAAGTCAAATCTAAAACAGAATAAGATCTTCCGAACaaaggcattttttttttatgtaatttacCTGATTGGGAATATATCTCGATGGATTTGCTCCAAACGTTCTAAATCACAAGGGTTTATTGGCCTGAAGCATATACTTGGACGACGAGCGNNNNNNNNNNNNNNNNNNNNNNNNNNNNNNNNNNNNNNNNNNNNNNNNNNNNNNNNNNNNNNNNNNNNNNNNNNNNNNNNNNNNNNNNNNNNNNNNNNNNNNNNNNNNNNNNNNNNNNNNNNNNNNNNNNNNNNNNNNNNNNNNNNNNNNNNNNNNNNNNNNNNNNNNNNNNNNNNNNNNNNNNNNNNNNNNNNNNNNNNNNNNNNNNNNNNNNNNNNNNNNNNNNNNNNNNNNNNNNNNNNNNNNNNNNNNNNNNNNNNNNNNNNNNNNNNNNNNNNNNNNNNNNNNNNNNNNNNNNNNNNNNNNNNNNNNNNNNNNNNNNNNNNNNNNNNNNNNNNNNNNNNNNNNNNNNNNNNNNNNNNNNNNNNNNNNNNNNNNNNNNNNNNNNNNNNNNNNNNNNNNNNNNNNNNNNNNNNNNNNNNNNNNNNNNNNNNNNNNNNNNNNNNNNNNNNNNNNNNNNNNNNNNNNNNNNNNNNNNNNNNNNNNNNNNNNNNNNNNNNNNNNNNNNNNNNNNNNNNNNNNNNNNNNNNNNNNNNNNNNNNNNNNNNNNNNNNNNNNNNNNNNNNNNNNNNNNNNNNNNNNNNNNNNNNNNNNNNNNNNNNNNNNNNNNNNNNNNNNNNNNNNNNNNNNNNNNNNNNNNNNNNNNNNNNNNNNNNNNNNNNNNNNNNNNNNNNNNNNNNNNNNNNNNNNNNNNNNNNNNNNNNNNNNNNNNNNNNNNNNNNNNNNNNNNNNNNNNNNNNNNNNNNNNNNNNNNNNNNNNNNNNNNNNNNNNNNNNNNNNNNNNNNNNNNNNNNNNNNNNNNNNNNNNNNNNNNNNNNNNNNNNNNNNNNNNNNNNNNNNNNNNNNNNNNNNNNNNNNNNNNNNNNNNNNNNNNNNNNNNNNNNNNNNNNNNNNNNNNNNNNNNNNNNNNNNNNNNNNNNNNNNNNNNNNNNNNNNNNNNNNNNNNNNNNNNNNNNNNNNNNNNNNNNNNNNNNNNNNNNNNNNNNNNNNNNNNNNNNNNNNNNNNNNNNNNNNNNNNNNNNNNNNNNNNNNNNNNNNNNNNNNNNNNNNNNNNNNNNNNNNNNNNNNNNNNNNNNNNNNNNNNNNNNNNNNNNNNNNNNNNNNNNNNNNNNNNNNNNNNNNNNNNNNNNNNNNNNNNNNNNNNNNNNNNNNNNNNNNNNNNNNNNNNNNNNNNNNNNNNNNNNNNNNNNNNNNNNNNNNNNNNNNNNNNNNNNNNNNNNNNNNNNNNNNNNNNNNNNNNNNNNNNNNNNNNNNNNNNNNNNNNNNNNNNNNNNNNNNNNNNNNNNNNNNNNNNNNNNNNNNNNNNNNNNNNNNNNNNNNNNNNNNNNNNNNNNNNNNNNNNNNNNNNNNNNNNNNNNNNNNNNNNNNNNNNNNNNNNNNNNNNNNNNNNNNNNNNNNNNNNNNNNNNNNNNNNNNNNNNNNNNNNNNNNNNNNNNNNNNNNNNNNNNNNNNNNNNNNNNNNNNNNNNNNNNNNNNNNNNNNNNNNNNNNNNNNNNNNNNNNNNNNNNNNNNNNNNNNNNNNNNNNNNNNNNNNNNNNNNNNNNNNNNNNNNNNNNNNNNNNNNNNNNNNNNNNNNNNNNNNNNNNNNNNNNNNNNNNNNNNNNNNNNNNNNNNNNNNNNNNNNNNNNNNNNNNNNNNNNNNNNNNNNNNNNNNNNNNNNNNNNNNNNNNNNNNNNNNNNNNNNNNNNNNNNNNNNNNNNNNNNNNNNNNNNNNNNNNNNNNNNNNNNNNNNNNNNNNNNNNNNNNNNNNNNNNNNNNNNNNNNNNNNNNNNNNNNNNNNNNNNNNNNNNNNNNNNNNNNNNNNNNNNNNNNNNNNNNNNNNNNNNNNNNNNNNNNNNNNNNNNNNNNNNNNNNNNNNNNNNNNNNNNNNNNNNNNNNNNNNNNNNNNNNNNNNNNNNNNNNNNNNNNNNNNNNNNNNNNNNNNNNNNNNNNNNNNNNNNNNNNNNNNNNNNNNNNNNNNNNNNNNNNNNNNNNNNNNNNNNNNNNNNNNNNNNNNNNNNNNNNNNNNNNNNNNNNNNNNNNNNNNNNNNNNNNNNNNNNNNNNNNNNNNNNNNNNNNNNNNNNNNNNNNNNNNNNNNNNNN is from Camelina sativa cultivar DH55 chromosome 20, Cs, whole genome shotgun sequence and encodes:
- the LOC104769967 gene encoding THO complex subunit 7A-like, translating into MSVRARRIVSGRSETIAAANYAFDPLEDDKIIRNRLLTRTTTTRGEPPLKKLQKKFTSFVIELDKEEEEDNYSECDRLAKAFLQELSAFEIPLLKSQAVVAANLREKENFNEVRDETSRQIMQAQADIEVLKKQLEESKIERQHKEECEAIRKLISAQPPRSETEKAIHELKKEIAELEAENTASWRLLELRKKQFALLLHVVDELQETMEEEQKSMVEEMQRNMSEETTAGGAEAMSID
- the LOC104769969 gene encoding histone acetyltransferase MCC1-like isoform X1, whose product is MSRFPRGFVENSSSKEEAKAARRPSICFRPINPCDLERLEQIHRDIFPIRYESEFFQNVVNGGDIVSWAAVDRSRPDGHSEELIGFVTAKIVLAKESEISELIRYDSTKGEETLVYILTLGVVETYRKRGIAKLLINEVVKYASSIPVCRGVYLHVIAHNNPAIRLYKRMSFRCVRRLHGFYLINGQHFDSYLFVYFINDGVIVESWLHCRDLAVLVLNYMRSGIKSVASKLTINHEEKGSKWLKSKDNMRCLLPTQTKRNLASERVSSGYDDYV
- the LOC104769968 gene encoding octanoyltransferase-like, producing MRSPRTLEVWRLGTVNYLKSLKIQDKLVSERKSHQIPDTLLSLEHPPTYTLGKRRTDHNLLIPQSQLTKIGAELHYTQRGGDITFHGPHQAILYPIISLRSIGFGARNYVETLERSMIEFASMYGVRARAGNKCETGVWVGDRKIGAIGVRISCGITCHGLAFNIDPDLNYFEHIVPCGIADKEVTSLRRETDALLPKEEVIHKQLITCFAKAFSYDDVVWKEDPSFILDTKDDG
- the LOC104769969 gene encoding histone acetyltransferase MCC1-like isoform X2 — encoded protein: MSRFPRGFVENSSSKEEAKAARRPSICFRPINPCDLERLEQIHRDIFPIRYESEFFQNVVNGGDIVSWAAVDRSRPDGHSEELIGFVTAKIVLAKESEISELIRYDSTKGEETLVYILTLGVVETYRKRGIAKLLINEVVKYASSIPVCRGVYLHVIAHNNPAIRLYKRMSFRCVRRLHGFYLINGQHFDSYLFVYFINGSRSPCSPLDLAVLVLNYMRSGIKSVASKLTINHEEKGSKWLKSKDNMRCLLPTQTKRNLASERVSSGYDDYV